A window from Erythrolamprus reginae isolate rEryReg1 chromosome 9, rEryReg1.hap1, whole genome shotgun sequence encodes these proteins:
- the CEBPG gene encoding CCAAT/enhancer-binding protein gamma has translation MSKTSQQNTAAETNGVSVIYTQAQSSGLQQVPQLVPVSPGGGGKATPPSKQGKKNSLVDRNSDEYRQRRERNNMAVKKSRLKSKQKAQDTLQRVNQLKEENERLEAKIKLLTKELSVLKDLFLEHAHNFTDSAQPMGTENSAAQSDASGQ, from the coding sequence ATGAGCAAGACATCACAACAGAACACAGCTGCAGAAACCAATGGAGTAAGTGTCATCTATACCCAAGCGCAGAGCAGTGGGTTGCAACAAGTGCCTCAGCTGGTGCCCGTTAGTCCTGGAGGTGGGGGCAAAGCGACACCTCCCAGCAAGCAGGGCAAAAAGAATTCCCTTGTCGACAGGAACAGTGATGAATACCGCCAGCGCAGGGAACGTAATAACATGGCGGTGAAAAAGAGCCGCTTGAAAAGCAAGCAGAAAGCCCAGGATACCCTCCAGAGGGTGAACCAGCTGAAAGAGGAAAATGAACGCTTGGAGGCCAAAATCAAGCTCCTGACGAAGGAGCTGAGTGTACTGAAAGATTTGTTTCTTGAGCACGCTCACAACTTCACAGACAGTGCGCAGCCTATGGGCACAGAAAACTCTGCAGCACAATCGGATGCATCGGGACAATAG